In Halovivax gelatinilyticus, the following are encoded in one genomic region:
- the cheB gene encoding chemotaxis-specific protein-glutamate methyltransferase CheB: MTRVLVVDDSRFVRTVVGDALSGEGYDVETAPDGETALESLSSFDPDVVTMDIDLPGLDGLETIERIMSTNPTPIVVVSVYAGTDAEESVDALSRGAMDVIEKPDGSNGRSLTDLTNELVETVAELADATLSSLALARTSASANRTRSREWTTDRERSDRRSAEAGSPDPNSSDTATTSIDDPAFEPRNNERTARSVPDPLVPTRVTIDGTVTENPLIVIGASTGGPKLIEYVLASLPRALDARVIVVQHMPPEFTSRFAERLDEASEYAVAEAASGTWLSAGDAVVAQGGSHLVVAEWNDGDLRLECRDGDRVHGVRPSIDVTMESVASTCGGELIGVVLTGMGRDGVRGIEAISDAGGTTFAQDERTCPVFGIPRRTIEAGVVDEVVPIDRLPKRLAETLTIPVSERSGGVETNG, encoded by the coding sequence ATGACGCGAGTACTGGTCGTCGACGATTCTCGGTTCGTCCGAACCGTCGTCGGGGACGCCCTGTCCGGTGAGGGATACGACGTCGAAACGGCACCCGATGGTGAAACCGCACTCGAGTCGCTCTCCTCGTTCGACCCCGACGTCGTCACGATGGACATCGACCTTCCGGGTTTGGATGGTCTAGAGACGATCGAGCGGATAATGTCGACGAATCCGACTCCTATCGTCGTTGTGAGTGTCTACGCCGGTACCGATGCCGAGGAGTCGGTCGACGCACTCTCTCGGGGAGCGATGGACGTCATCGAGAAACCGGACGGTTCGAACGGTCGGTCGCTCACCGATCTCACGAACGAACTCGTCGAAACCGTCGCGGAATTGGCCGACGCGACGCTGTCATCGCTCGCCCTCGCTCGAACGTCGGCTAGCGCAAATCGAACGCGGTCAAGAGAGTGGACGACGGATCGGGAGAGGTCCGATCGTCGATCCGCCGAAGCGGGTTCGCCAGACCCGAATTCATCGGACACGGCCACTACGTCCATCGACGATCCCGCATTCGAACCACGTAACAACGAACGAACTGCTCGATCGGTACCCGACCCACTGGTTCCGACTCGGGTTACGATCGATGGGACGGTTACCGAGAACCCGCTGATCGTCATCGGCGCCTCAACCGGCGGTCCGAAACTCATCGAATACGTTCTCGCCTCGTTACCCCGGGCACTCGATGCACGGGTAATCGTCGTCCAGCACATGCCACCGGAGTTTACGTCCCGGTTCGCAGAGCGTCTGGACGAAGCGTCCGAATACGCCGTTGCGGAGGCAGCATCAGGAACGTGGCTCTCCGCCGGGGACGCCGTCGTCGCACAGGGTGGATCACACCTCGTCGTAGCGGAGTGGAACGACGGAGACCTACGCCTCGAGTGTCGGGATGGGGACCGAGTGCACGGTGTGCGTCCCTCGATCGACGTAACGATGGAGTCCGTTGCGTCCACCTGTGGGGGCGAACTGATCGGCGTCGTTCTCACCGGGATGGGTCGAGACGGCGTCCGCGGTATCGAAGCGATCAGCGATGCCGGGGGAACGACGTTCGCACAGGACGAACGTACCTGTCCGGTATTTGGCATCCCTCGGCGGACGATCGAAGCCGGCGTGGTCGACGAGGTAGTTCCGATCGACCGACTCCCGAAGCGGCTCGCGGAGACGCTAACCATCCCTGTGAGCGAACGGTCCGGAGGTGTCGAGACAAATGGATGA
- a CDS encoding chemotaxis protein CheW yields the protein MSSDLPDGFLGSGGDREDDASERAADDETYHRVTVIEIGDHRLAIPVGSILAILDPPTTYTRIPRTPPAITGVTDIRGQITVLVDPHVHFPDSGGSSSNQSLLVLDRPDQPAAIDVDAVHGVEVVPEDALVDADGYDAEEIAGTALAHPLIVGAVQIERTKRDSIVDAYAAEPTDAVEGHTERSGLTELLTEQSEEIDQDGVRVSEFSLEDEAEPDDAFGAGEDSVEIEVIPLLDIDRLLLASGPLGEIDTDRESADEPGDGAESDVESAPDALSTESADPAIESKSGSSEPVESESDDDTESADADRTENGGPPETGEAIVDESTIDGESTADGPSKSPDLDVSNVSAGYGADGDSHSEVDEMSGDEPVDVYSDYTGAITGASGSDVDPLNEIEPSDGESGHEVEPDDDDSVGEAEPDNELGSDTGTDTDEPDSV from the coding sequence ATGTCTTCGGATCTTCCTGATGGGTTTTTAGGATCGGGTGGCGATCGGGAGGACGACGCGTCCGAGCGAGCGGCCGACGACGAAACGTATCATCGCGTTACCGTCATCGAGATCGGTGATCACCGACTCGCGATTCCAGTCGGATCCATTCTGGCGATTCTCGACCCGCCGACGACGTACACTCGAATTCCACGGACGCCCCCGGCGATCACCGGCGTAACGGACATACGCGGCCAGATTACCGTACTCGTCGACCCGCACGTTCACTTTCCAGACAGCGGCGGCTCGTCGTCGAATCAATCGTTGCTCGTTCTGGATCGGCCCGACCAACCGGCCGCGATCGACGTAGACGCCGTTCACGGCGTCGAGGTCGTTCCGGAAGATGCCCTCGTCGACGCCGATGGGTACGACGCCGAAGAGATCGCTGGAACGGCGCTCGCCCACCCGCTCATCGTCGGCGCCGTCCAGATCGAACGGACCAAACGCGATTCGATCGTCGATGCCTATGCCGCCGAACCCACCGACGCTGTGGAAGGCCATACTGAGCGATCTGGGCTGACTGAGCTACTCACCGAACAGAGTGAGGAGATCGATCAGGACGGGGTCCGTGTATCTGAATTCTCACTCGAGGATGAAGCCGAACCGGACGATGCGTTCGGCGCTGGGGAAGATTCGGTCGAGATCGAGGTGATTCCGTTACTCGACATCGATCGACTCCTCCTCGCATCTGGGCCACTCGGAGAAATTGACACCGACCGAGAGTCCGCAGACGAGCCGGGCGATGGGGCCGAATCGGACGTGGAGTCTGCTCCGGACGCCCTTAGCACCGAATCCGCCGATCCGGCGATCGAAAGCAAATCCGGTAGCTCCGAACCTGTCGAATCCGAATCGGACGATGATACCGAGTCGGCTGATGCCGATCGTACCGAGAACGGAGGGCCACCGGAGACCGGTGAGGCGATCGTCGACGAATCGACAATCGACGGCGAATCGACCGCCGATGGGCCGTCGAAATCGCCCGACCTGGACGTAAGCAATGTGTCGGCCGGATACGGGGCGGATGGAGACAGTCACTCGGAAGTCGACGAGATGTCTGGTGACGAACCGGTTGATGTTTACTCAGACTACACGGGTGCTATTACGGGTGCCAGCGGCAGTGACGTCGATCCGTTGAACGAGATCGAGCCTAGCGACGGCGAGTCCGGACATGAAGTCGAGCCTGACGATGACGACTCAGTTGGTGAGGCCGAGCCGGATAACGAACTCGGTAGCGACACGGGAACGGATACTGACGAGCCGGATTCCGTATAG
- a CDS encoding ATP-binding protein, producing MDEYRREFVEEGDEAITELNTQLLELEQSPDDSAVIDDIFRTAHTLKGNAGAMGLDRISDLAHVLEDVLDEIKAGSVPVSPSLMDTIFDAVDALESMIDEVATDGRIETDPSPVISSLRTHLPDGTAEFSPPSDEEIDEILTRANDPTDTDHDVFLVRLSITPSGELNNGLVVVEALIDAFDLLGTVPSKQAIEKDEHGDRIDAVFSSAVGESSIEAALQPVEAVAAFHIVSVGDRFDVTEPVEPSESVEDDLTTVDLSSEEANEMSVDELLDEFTELDDIDALADEIEDASEFDDIADAGSFDELFDEPTEADAEPAESDGEASEPDTSASDDDVDDASAVFAELQNEVEMVGFDELQEELDELEFDEFDEDEIGMDELLGDDVDVDDPAFLDIEADSPIDEADLSPEKAEPTVADADSPPTEATDDEVSLDVEGDSLGSDVEPDPSAAVEPDSEPISASDESDESDPDGWEPEFDSVEADSVDAEAPSDPSDESALPADEAAASDAGDSEPEWVVSARSGRTTDDTANASADDPADDTSDSSDEPVQDVASAGEAAPSEFADALFGSEAEPDDPSGEEGDDPDRTDEPSESPAVSDDDGDQSTEVDDIEIEFDEESDDPASPVEPVDDIADELDDTERAVERDDAVARSEVDETEPPATVDLDEQQPVSSGVAETESPDAPETETDHDLDDEWTEMDDDGVFEADVFDPEFVPEPDEFADESFDSGVTDDESFDAGVTDDESFDTDVADEGFLDAGVTDDESFDEDDFAALDDVAFDPSDDDDLDGEVIDPDPTSEAWDVAFDDTDDGFGGEQTAGSADFEDDDRFAVDEFDDPSVDESFVEFDEETSSFGADERDGDEADSSETGDPVLDNVAEMVVPDLNVPDPAEFETESEIETGSQSIRVDRESVDSLLQLVEGLVTSRVRLRSAVTDQDPYETLERELDDLEDITSELQETVMDVRLVPLKTVTNRLPRVVRDLAREQDKQISFERENDDVELDRSILDRIGDPLIHLVRNAVDHGIEPTDSREEAGKPPEGTITLRADRSRDRVTIEVTDDGSGLEADRIRDEALEAGVLDEDEVDELDDGSIYDLVFHPGLSTADEVTDVSGRGVGMDVVRRTIETLNGTVSVESEPGEGTTVTMTLPVSVAIDDVLFVETAGEQFGIPVDVVQDVADGRFVAESDDGLVLDDGGEPMPVVELAEAMETSMPSADRDGMVVRVRDDVRSVALQCDLVHGRREVVVKPFDGFMRDVPGVSGATVRGRGEVVTILDVATI from the coding sequence ATGGATGAGTACCGACGCGAATTCGTCGAAGAAGGCGATGAAGCGATCACCGAACTGAACACGCAGTTGCTCGAACTCGAACAATCACCCGATGATAGCGCCGTTATCGACGATATTTTCAGAACGGCACATACGCTGAAAGGGAACGCGGGTGCGATGGGTCTCGATCGGATCAGCGATCTCGCACACGTACTCGAGGACGTTTTAGACGAAATCAAAGCGGGATCCGTACCGGTCTCCCCGTCGCTGATGGATACGATTTTCGATGCGGTGGACGCGCTCGAATCGATGATCGACGAGGTAGCGACCGACGGCCGAATCGAGACGGATCCGAGCCCGGTGATATCATCGCTCAGAACCCACCTCCCGGATGGTACGGCGGAGTTTTCACCCCCTTCCGACGAGGAAATCGACGAGATACTAACGCGCGCAAACGATCCAACTGATACCGATCACGACGTATTTCTCGTCCGTCTGTCGATCACCCCGTCGGGCGAGTTGAACAACGGCCTCGTCGTCGTCGAGGCGTTGATCGACGCGTTCGACCTTCTCGGGACCGTTCCGTCGAAACAGGCGATCGAGAAGGACGAACACGGCGATCGGATCGATGCGGTATTTTCGTCCGCCGTCGGTGAGTCGTCGATCGAGGCCGCCTTGCAACCGGTCGAGGCAGTCGCGGCGTTCCACATCGTTTCGGTCGGTGACCGATTCGACGTGACGGAACCGGTCGAACCTTCCGAGTCGGTCGAGGACGATCTAACCACCGTCGATCTGTCGTCTGAAGAGGCGAACGAGATGTCCGTCGACGAGCTGTTAGACGAGTTTACGGAACTCGACGACATCGACGCACTCGCCGACGAAATCGAAGACGCGAGCGAGTTCGACGATATCGCCGATGCCGGATCGTTCGACGAACTCTTCGACGAACCAACCGAAGCGGACGCTGAACCAGCCGAATCGGACGGTGAAGCGTCCGAACCCGACACGTCTGCTTCGGACGACGATGTCGACGATGCGAGTGCCGTGTTCGCCGAGCTACAAAACGAGGTGGAGATGGTCGGGTTCGACGAACTCCAGGAGGAACTGGACGAACTCGAATTCGACGAATTCGACGAAGACGAGATCGGAATGGACGAATTGCTCGGCGACGACGTAGACGTAGACGATCCGGCGTTCCTCGATATCGAAGCGGACTCTCCGATCGACGAAGCGGATCTCTCGCCCGAGAAAGCGGAGCCGACAGTCGCGGACGCGGACTCGCCTCCCACCGAGGCGACCGACGACGAGGTTTCACTCGATGTCGAGGGCGACAGCCTTGGTTCTGACGTGGAACCTGACCCGTCGGCGGCTGTCGAACCGGATTCGGAGCCGATTTCGGCGAGTGATGAGTCGGACGAGTCGGACCCGGATGGATGGGAACCCGAATTCGACTCGGTAGAAGCTGACTCGGTGGACGCCGAAGCACCCTCGGACCCGAGCGACGAGTCGGCTCTTCCGGCCGACGAAGCAGCGGCCTCTGACGCGGGTGACAGCGAACCGGAGTGGGTCGTCAGTGCGCGGTCCGGTCGAACGACAGACGATACTGCCAACGCATCAGCCGATGACCCGGCCGACGACACGTCTGATAGCTCCGATGAACCCGTCCAGGATGTTGCGTCCGCCGGTGAAGCGGCTCCCTCGGAATTCGCCGATGCGCTATTCGGAAGTGAGGCGGAACCCGATGATCCGTCCGGCGAAGAGGGCGACGATCCGGACCGCACGGACGAGCCGTCTGAATCTCCTGCAGTATCTGACGACGATGGAGACCAATCGACCGAAGTCGACGATATCGAAATCGAATTCGACGAAGAGAGCGACGATCCGGCTTCGCCGGTCGAACCGGTCGACGATATCGCCGATGAACTGGACGACACCGAACGTGCTGTCGAACGCGATGATGCGGTAGCTCGTTCGGAAGTGGACGAAACTGAACCGCCGGCCACCGTGGATCTCGATGAACAACAGCCAGTCTCGAGCGGTGTAGCCGAAACGGAATCGCCCGACGCACCCGAAACCGAGACGGACCACGATCTAGACGACGAGTGGACGGAGATGGACGACGACGGAGTCTTCGAGGCGGACGTCTTCGATCCGGAGTTCGTCCCTGAGCCTGACGAGTTCGCCGACGAGTCGTTCGATTCCGGAGTGACCGATGACGAGTCCTTCGATGCTGGTGTGACCGATGACGAGTCCTTCGATACCGATGTAGCCGACGAAGGGTTTCTCGATGCCGGTGTAACCGATGACGAATCGTTCGACGAGGACGACTTCGCCGCACTCGACGACGTCGCGTTCGATCCGTCGGACGACGATGATCTCGACGGGGAGGTAATCGATCCAGATCCGACATCGGAGGCGTGGGATGTGGCGTTCGACGACACCGATGACGGTTTCGGCGGTGAGCAAACGGCAGGATCGGCAGATTTCGAAGACGACGACCGATTCGCCGTCGACGAATTCGACGATCCATCGGTCGACGAGTCGTTCGTCGAGTTCGACGAGGAAACGTCGTCGTTCGGAGCGGACGAACGCGATGGTGACGAGGCCGATAGCAGCGAGACGGGTGACCCAGTTCTCGACAACGTCGCCGAGATGGTCGTTCCGGATCTCAACGTTCCGGATCCGGCCGAATTCGAGACCGAATCGGAGATAGAGACGGGTTCACAGTCCATCAGAGTCGATCGGGAATCGGTTGACTCGCTCTTGCAGCTGGTCGAAGGGCTCGTCACGTCCCGTGTCCGGCTTCGGTCTGCGGTCACCGACCAGGATCCGTACGAGACCCTCGAGCGGGAACTCGACGATCTTGAGGACATAACATCCGAACTCCAGGAGACGGTCATGGACGTCCGACTCGTCCCACTCAAAACGGTGACCAACCGCCTACCGCGCGTCGTCCGAGACCTGGCTCGGGAACAGGACAAACAGATCTCGTTCGAACGTGAGAACGACGACGTCGAACTCGATCGAAGCATTCTCGATCGAATCGGAGATCCCCTCATCCACCTCGTCAGAAATGCGGTCGATCACGGAATCGAACCGACCGATTCCCGGGAGGAGGCCGGTAAACCTCCGGAGGGGACGATTACGCTTCGGGCGGACCGATCGCGCGACCGGGTGACTATCGAGGTAACAGACGATGGCAGTGGCCTCGAGGCCGATCGCATCCGAGACGAAGCGCTCGAAGCCGGGGTCCTAGACGAAGACGAGGTCGACGAACTGGACGATGGCTCGATCTACGATCTGGTCTTCCATCCCGGACTCTCGACGGCTGACGAGGTCACCGACGTGAGCGGCCGAGGGGTCGGGATGGACGTCGTCAGGCGAACAATCGAGACGTTGAACGGGACCGTTTCGGTCGAGAGCGAGCCGGGCGAGGGAACCACGGTTACGATGACGCTCCCGGTCAGCGTCGCGATCGACGACGTCCTTTTCGTCGAGACCGCCGGTGAGCAGTTTGGCATTCCGGTAGACGTCGTTCAGGACGTCGCCGACGGCCGGTTCGTCGCCGAATCGGATGACGGTCTCGTGTTAGACGACGGCGGCGAACCGATGCCTGTCGTCGAACTCGCTGAGGCGATGGAAACGTCGATGCCGTCGGCCGACAGGGATGGAATGGTCGTGCGAGTTCGAGACGATGTCCGATCGGTCGCGTTACAGTGTGACCTGGTCCACGGTCGGCGTGAGGTCGTCGTGAAGCCCTTCGATGGGTTCATGCGAGACGTCCCCGGTGTCAGCGGAGCGACGGTCAGGGGTCGGGGTGAAGTAGTGACCATCCTAGACGTAGCAACAATATAA
- a CDS encoding response regulator, producing the protein MSQGVLIVDDSHFMRNLLRQILESDYRIVGEASNGAEAVKLYKEESPDIVMMDIVMPKCNGIKATAAIKKLDPTSRVIMCTSVGQREKMKLAVKAGADGYVTKPFEEPSVRKALADVVAA; encoded by the coding sequence ATGTCGCAAGGGGTGCTTATCGTCGACGACTCCCATTTTATGCGAAATCTCCTTCGCCAGATTCTGGAATCGGATTACCGAATCGTTGGTGAGGCGTCGAACGGAGCCGAGGCGGTCAAACTGTACAAGGAAGAATCCCCCGACATCGTCATGATGGACATCGTGATGCCGAAATGTAACGGCATCAAGGCGACGGCCGCGATCAAGAAACTTGATCCGACCTCGCGGGTCATCATGTGCACGAGCGTCGGTCAGCGTGAAAAGATGAAACTCGCGGTCAAGGCCGGTGCCGACGGCTACGTAACGAAGCCGTTCGAAGAACCGAGCGTCCGTAAAGCACTGGCCGACGTCGTTGCTGCATGA
- a CDS encoding chemotaxis protein CheC yields the protein MTLKVDIRKLSFINEMAKVGTNGVADNLSKLTGQDARMEVTKTNFIDVQDIKSQLDGGKRVGVRVRLLDEPHGHILILFPEASAKKITALMLRDVVDDMENVSGKMARSAVEEMGNMMASGFIDGWADVLGRAIDTAAPQLVYAPAGDIVVRTAGLGGEDLALFFDSNLTVPSYQIEAEIYAFPDLEEFVEMVNEIEPQTA from the coding sequence ATGACGCTGAAAGTAGACATTCGAAAGTTAAGTTTCATCAACGAGATGGCGAAGGTTGGAACGAACGGAGTCGCGGATAACCTGAGTAAACTCACCGGACAGGACGCCCGGATGGAGGTAACGAAGACTAACTTCATCGACGTCCAGGATATCAAATCCCAGCTCGATGGTGGCAAGCGTGTCGGCGTTCGCGTGCGCCTCCTTGACGAGCCACACGGCCACATCCTTATTCTCTTTCCAGAAGCGAGTGCGAAGAAGATCACCGCACTCATGCTCAGAGACGTCGTCGACGACATGGAAAACGTCTCCGGGAAGATGGCCAGAAGCGCCGTCGAGGAGATGGGCAACATGATGGCTTCTGGGTTCATCGACGGCTGGGCTGACGTTCTCGGTCGGGCAATCGACACGGCTGCTCCGCAGCTCGTCTACGCACCCGCCGGCGACATCGTCGTCAGGACCGCTGGACTCGGCGGGGAGGATCTAGCGCTTTTTTTCGACTCGAACCTCACGGTGCCGAGTTACCAGATCGAAGCCGAGATCTACGCGTTTCCCGACCTCGAAGAGTTCGTTGAGATGGTCAACGAAATCGAACCACAGACCGCATGA